A region from the Cydia amplana chromosome 7, ilCydAmpl1.1, whole genome shotgun sequence genome encodes:
- the LOC134649851 gene encoding U-scoloptoxin(05)-Sm1a isoform X2: MMHLYKSVLFLCLTFTSLKTVESINCYQCSGTDSENPFECNEYFDNDIDISPKDCSDIHGAQYCIKHVGRYEGGISTKRYCSSLDLGNYCNYVQQPGDKLEYRTCIYTCSSDGCNAASGLTISNAVLAVPFLILAHILGILGYVSL; this comes from the exons ATGATGCATTTGTACAAATCAGTACTTTTTCTGTGTCTGACATTTACATCATTGAAGACAG ttGAATCCATAAACTGCTATCAATGTTCGGGGACAGACTCTGAAAACCCTTTTGAGTGCAATGAATATTTTGATAACGACATAGACATATCACCGAAGGACTGTTCCGATATTCATGGCGCTCAGTATTGTATAAAACACGTCGGACGGTACGAAG GTGGCATCAGCACAAAAAGATATTGTTCATCATTAGACCTGGGCAACTACTGCAACTATGTGCAGCAACCTGGAGACAAGCTCGAGTACAGGACTTGCATATACACCTGCAGTAGTGATGGCTGCAATGCTGCATCTGGCTTGACAATATCTAATGCAGTGTTGGCAGTACCCTTCCTAATACTCGCTCATATACTAGGAATACTAGGATATGTGTCATTATAA
- the LOC134649851 gene encoding uncharacterized protein LOC134649851 isoform X1 — MMHLYKSVLFLCLTFTSLKTVESINCYQCSGTDSENPFECNEYFDNDIDISPKDCSDIHGAQYCIKHVGRYEVVAIDCYQCNSSATMECGDALMHLDGGSLKPTSCEHVFNAQFCIKHTGGISTKRYCSSLDLGNYCNYVQQPGDKLEYRTCIYTCSSDGCNAASGLTISNAVLAVPFLILAHILGILGYVSL; from the exons ATGATGCATTTGTACAAATCAGTACTTTTTCTGTGTCTGACATTTACATCATTGAAGACAG ttGAATCCATAAACTGCTATCAATGTTCGGGGACAGACTCTGAAAACCCTTTTGAGTGCAATGAATATTTTGATAACGACATAGACATATCACCGAAGGACTGTTCCGATATTCATGGCGCTCAGTATTGTATAAAACACGTCGGACGGTACGAAG TTGTAGCTATAGATTGCTATCAGTGCAATTCTTCAGCTACGATGGAGTGTGGTGATGCTCTCATGCACCTGGACGGGGGAAGCCTGAAGCCTACTTCCTGTGAACATGTCTTTAATGCTCAGTTCTGCATAAAACATACAG GTGGCATCAGCACAAAAAGATATTGTTCATCATTAGACCTGGGCAACTACTGCAACTATGTGCAGCAACCTGGAGACAAGCTCGAGTACAGGACTTGCATATACACCTGCAGTAGTGATGGCTGCAATGCTGCATCTGGCTTGACAATATCTAATGCAGTGTTGGCAGTACCCTTCCTAATACTCGCTCATATACTAGGAATACTAGGATATGTGTCATTATAA